One window of the Melopsittacus undulatus isolate bMelUnd1 chromosome 20 unlocalized genomic scaffold, bMelUnd1.mat.Z SUPER_20_unloc_1, whole genome shotgun sequence genome contains the following:
- the LOC106023600 gene encoding keratin-associated protein 19-2-like, whose amino-acid sequence MTFFRDLYDDGCYSRFGYEDLYGFGGLNGYHYGSPYGYYRHGSPYSYRSFGSLYGSRGLIGYDSFDGGFGDLYGFGYGYPFSSRFGSRYFY is encoded by the coding sequence ATGACTTTCTTCAGGGACCTCTACGATGATGGGTGCTACTCACGATTTGGCTATGAAGACCTCTATGGTTTTGGGGGCCTGAATGGTTACCATTACGGGAGCCCATATGGCTACTACCGCCATGGCAGCCCATACAGCTACAGAAGCTTTGGGAGCCTGTATGGGAGCAGAGGCTTGATCGGTTATGACAGTTTTGATGGGGGCTTTGGGGACCTGTACGGATTTGGGTACGGCTACCCCTTCTCTTCTCGTTTTGGAAGCAGATACTTCTATTGA